A single genomic interval of Neisseria leonii harbors:
- a CDS encoding OmpA family protein has protein sequence MGADALFAFDKSGSSDMLPEGYAKLDRFAEDVKRFERINAIRIIGHTDRKGSDAYNDALSMRRAETVRRYLVSRGVPVGIMSAQGLGKRYPVKECAATLPREQEIACLQPNRRVEIEVDGIGQLRQD, from the coding sequence TTGGGCGCCGATGCGCTGTTTGCCTTCGATAAGAGCGGCAGCAGCGATATGTTGCCCGAGGGCTATGCCAAACTCGACCGTTTTGCCGAAGACGTTAAGCGTTTCGAGCGCATCAACGCCATCCGTATCATCGGCCATACCGACCGCAAAGGCAGCGATGCCTACAATGACGCGCTGTCGATGCGCCGTGCCGAAACCGTACGCCGCTATCTGGTGTCGCGCGGTGTACCGGTCGGCATCATGAGCGCGCAGGGCTTGGGCAAACGCTATCCGGTCAAAGAGTGTGCCGCCACGCTGCCGCGCGAGCAGGAAATCGCCTGTCTGCAACCGAACCGCCGCGTGGAAATCGAAGTGGACGGTATCGGCCAGCTGCGTCAAGACTGA
- the glmU gene encoding bifunctional UDP-N-acetylglucosamine diphosphorylase/glucosamine-1-phosphate N-acetyltransferase GlmU, whose translation MNTLHIVILAAGKGTRMYSRLPKVLHEIGGEPMLARVIDTARSLNPAGIHVVIGHGREQVRETVVRDVNWVEQTEQLGTGHALKTALPHLPADGRTLVLYGDVPLTDTATLHTLLDAAGSQVGLLTDVLENPTGYGRIIRNVQDKVVAIVEEKDADAAQKAVREINTGILVLPNARLADWLGRLSADNAQGEYYLTDLIGLAHTDGITVTPVPVRASHLAAGVNNKAQLAELERIFQAGQAQALLQAGVTLRDPARFDLRGRLKHGQDVVIDVNVIIEGDVELGDGVQIGAHCVIKNAKIGAGSRIAPFSSLENCEIGADNHIGPYARLRPGTRLADGVHIGNFVEVKNSHIGQGSKANHLTYLGDADIGCRTNIGAGTITANYDGVHKYRTSIGDEVRIGSNNVLIAPVEIGNRATTGAGSAISKNCPEGKLSIARARQSVIEGWIRPEKPAEK comes from the coding sequence ATGAACACGCTGCATATCGTTATTCTCGCTGCGGGCAAAGGCACCCGTATGTATTCCCGACTGCCCAAAGTGCTGCACGAAATCGGCGGCGAACCGATGCTGGCGCGCGTCATCGACACCGCGCGCAGCCTGAACCCCGCAGGCATTCATGTCGTGATCGGCCACGGCAGGGAGCAGGTGCGCGAAACCGTCGTGCGCGATGTGAACTGGGTGGAGCAGACCGAACAGCTCGGTACCGGCCACGCACTCAAAACCGCCCTGCCCCACCTGCCCGCCGACGGCCGCACCTTAGTCCTGTACGGCGACGTACCGCTCACCGACACCGCCACGCTGCACACCCTGCTCGACGCGGCGGGCAGCCAAGTCGGCCTGCTGACCGATGTGTTGGAGAATCCCACAGGCTACGGACGCATTATCCGCAACGTGCAGGACAAAGTAGTCGCCATCGTGGAAGAAAAAGATGCCGATGCCGCGCAAAAAGCCGTCCGCGAAATCAATACCGGCATTCTGGTGCTGCCCAACGCCCGCCTGGCCGACTGGCTCGGCCGCCTGTCCGCCGACAATGCGCAGGGCGAATATTATCTGACCGACCTGATCGGCCTGGCCCATACAGACGGCATCACGGTTACGCCCGTGCCGGTGCGCGCCTCCCATCTGGCCGCCGGTGTCAACAACAAAGCGCAGCTGGCCGAATTGGAACGCATTTTCCAGGCCGGTCAGGCACAGGCCTTATTGCAGGCGGGCGTTACCCTGCGCGACCCTGCACGTTTCGACCTCAGAGGCCGTCTGAAACACGGCCAAGATGTAGTCATTGATGTCAATGTCATCATCGAAGGCGATGTGGAACTGGGCGACGGCGTACAAATCGGCGCGCACTGCGTCATCAAAAACGCCAAAATCGGCGCGGGCAGCCGCATCGCCCCGTTCAGCAGTCTGGAAAACTGCGAAATCGGCGCAGACAACCACATCGGCCCCTACGCCCGCCTGCGCCCCGGCACCCGACTGGCCGACGGTGTCCATATCGGCAATTTCGTCGAAGTGAAAAACAGCCATATCGGCCAAGGCAGCAAAGCCAACCACCTGACCTATCTGGGCGATGCCGACATCGGCTGCCGCACCAATATCGGCGCGGGCACCATCACCGCCAATTACGACGGCGTACACAAATACCGCACCAGCATCGGCGACGAAGTGCGCATCGGCTCGAACAACGTCCTGATTGCCCCCGTAGAGATCGGCAACCGCGCCACCACCGGCGCGGGCAGCGCCATCAGCAAAAACTGCCCCGAAGGCAAACTGAGCATCGCGCGCGCGCGCCAAAGCGTTATCGAAGGCTGGATCCGCCCCGAAAAACCGGCCGAAAAATAA
- the glmS gene encoding glutamine--fructose-6-phosphate transaminase (isomerizing): protein MCGIVGAVRAHHNVVDFLTDGLKRLEYRGYDSSGIAVHDGDRIRRVRRVGRVAMMEAAAKGKGLSGHTGIGHTRWATHGGVTEPNAHPHISGGLIAVVHNGIIENFEAERERLQALGYAFESQTDTEVIAHSVQHEYGRNGGCLFEAVRAAAARFHGAYAIAVMAQDKPGSMVVARMGCPLLVALGEDETFIASDVSAVIAFTRHVAFLEDGDIAELNAQGFVRLTDKNGAAAERKARVSELSLASLELGPYSHFMQKEIHEQPKAVADTAEVFLNGGFEAENFGTGAREVFDVVRSIKILACGTSYYAALTAKYWLEAVAKIATDVEIASEYRYRQVIADPDQLVITISQSGETLDTMEALKYAQSLGHRYSLSICNVMESALPRESSLVFYTRAGAEIGVASTKAFTTQLVALFGLAVTLAKQRGLIGEAQVQAYTEELRQLPGSIQHVMNLEPQIAAWAQKFAKKTSALFLGRGIHYPIALEGALKLKEITYIHAEAYPAGELKHGPLALVDENMPVVVIAPNDSLLDKVKANMQEVGARGGELFVFADSDSHFSEDAGVYVIRTPRHVGILSPVVHTVPVQLLSYHTALARGTDVDKPRNLAKSVTVE, encoded by the coding sequence ATGTGCGGTATCGTCGGCGCGGTTCGCGCCCATCACAATGTTGTGGATTTTTTAACCGACGGCCTCAAAAGGCTGGAATATCGCGGTTATGATTCATCGGGTATCGCGGTGCACGACGGGGATCGTATCCGCCGCGTGCGCCGTGTCGGCCGTGTGGCCATGATGGAGGCGGCGGCCAAAGGCAAAGGGCTGAGCGGCCATACGGGCATCGGCCATACCCGCTGGGCGACGCACGGCGGGGTAACCGAGCCGAACGCCCACCCGCATATTTCGGGCGGCCTGATTGCGGTGGTGCACAACGGCATCATCGAAAACTTTGAAGCCGAGCGCGAGCGTTTGCAGGCTTTGGGCTATGCGTTCGAGTCGCAAACCGATACAGAAGTCATCGCCCACAGCGTGCAGCACGAATACGGCCGCAACGGCGGCTGCCTGTTTGAAGCGGTGCGCGCGGCGGCGGCGCGTTTTCACGGCGCGTATGCGATTGCGGTGATGGCGCAGGACAAACCGGGCAGCATGGTGGTGGCGCGTATGGGCTGCCCGCTCTTGGTGGCTTTGGGCGAAGACGAAACCTTTATCGCGTCCGACGTGTCGGCCGTGATTGCGTTTACCCGCCATGTGGCGTTTTTGGAAGACGGCGATATTGCCGAACTGAATGCGCAGGGGTTTGTGCGGCTGACGGATAAAAACGGCGCGGCGGCAGAGCGCAAAGCACGCGTGTCCGAGTTGTCGCTCGCATCGCTGGAACTGGGGCCGTACAGCCATTTTATGCAGAAAGAAATCCACGAGCAGCCCAAGGCGGTGGCCGATACGGCCGAAGTGTTTCTCAACGGCGGTTTTGAGGCGGAAAACTTCGGCACCGGTGCGCGGGAAGTGTTCGATGTCGTGCGCAGCATCAAGATTTTGGCCTGCGGTACGTCCTATTATGCTGCGCTGACGGCCAAATACTGGCTCGAAGCAGTGGCGAAAATCGCCACCGATGTCGAAATCGCCAGTGAATACCGCTACCGCCAAGTGATTGCCGACCCCGACCAGTTGGTCATCACTATTTCGCAGTCGGGTGAAACGCTGGACACGATGGAAGCCCTGAAATACGCCCAATCGCTCGGCCACCGTTACAGTCTGTCCATCTGCAATGTGATGGAGTCGGCCTTGCCGCGCGAAAGCAGTTTGGTGTTCTACACCCGTGCGGGTGCCGAAATCGGTGTGGCATCGACTAAGGCGTTTACCACGCAGCTGGTGGCGCTGTTCGGCTTGGCGGTGACGCTGGCCAAACAGCGCGGCCTGATCGGCGAAGCGCAGGTGCAGGCTTATACGGAAGAACTGCGCCAGCTGCCGGGCAGTATCCAGCACGTGATGAACCTCGAACCGCAGATTGCCGCATGGGCACAAAAGTTTGCCAAGAAAACCAGCGCGCTGTTTCTCGGCCGGGGCATTCATTACCCGATTGCGCTGGAAGGCGCGCTGAAACTGAAAGAAATCACCTATATCCATGCCGAAGCCTATCCGGCAGGCGAGCTGAAACACGGCCCCTTGGCCTTGGTGGACGAAAATATGCCCGTGGTGGTGATTGCGCCCAACGACAGCCTGCTCGATAAAGTGAAAGCCAATATGCAGGAAGTGGGCGCGCGCGGGGGCGAACTGTTCGTATTTGCCGATTCGGACAGCCATTTCAGCGAAGATGCGGGCGTTTATGTCATCCGTACCCCGCGCCACGTCGGCATTTTGTCGCCTGTCGTGCATACCGTCCCCGTGCAGCTGCTGTCGTACCATACCGCCTTGGCACGCGGTACCGATGTCGATAAACCGCGCAATCTGGCCAAGTCGGTAACCGTGGAATAA
- the glpQ gene encoding glycerophosphodiester phosphodiesterase, with protein MKTVLTALLLLSLSASLWAQKLIIAHRGASGYLPEHTLESKALAFGQRADYLEQDLAMTKDNQLVVIHDHFLDGLTDVAQKFPGRARADGRFYVVDFTLDEIRSLRMTENFKTENGRQVAVYPQRFPLWQGNFRIHTFEEELQFIRGLEKSTGKTIGIYPEIKAPWLHHQEGKDIARATLEMLKKYGYTGRQDAVFLQTFDFNELKRIKQELMPQMGMDVKLVQLVAYTDWKETQERRNGKWVNYSYDWMFKPGAMKEIARYADGVGPAWYMLLDGKKSQRGRIAVTPMVADIQNARLKLHPYTVRRDALPPYVADIDEMYAALFNQAHADGIFTDFPDTLAAYLKK; from the coding sequence ATGAAAACCGTTCTGACCGCGCTGCTGCTGTTGAGCCTTTCCGCCTCTCTGTGGGCACAAAAACTGATTATCGCCCACCGTGGTGCCAGCGGCTATCTGCCCGAGCACACTCTGGAAAGCAAAGCCCTGGCGTTCGGCCAGCGCGCCGACTATCTGGAACAGGATTTGGCGATGACCAAAGACAACCAACTGGTTGTCATTCACGATCATTTCCTCGACGGCCTGACCGATGTCGCACAAAAATTTCCCGGCCGCGCCCGTGCCGACGGCCGGTTTTATGTGGTGGATTTCACACTGGACGAAATCCGTTCGCTGCGCATGACGGAAAACTTCAAAACCGAAAACGGCCGCCAAGTGGCCGTCTATCCCCAACGCTTCCCGCTGTGGCAGGGCAATTTCCGCATCCACACTTTTGAAGAAGAGCTGCAATTTATCCGCGGACTGGAAAAATCCACCGGCAAAACCATCGGCATCTATCCCGAAATCAAAGCCCCGTGGCTGCACCATCAGGAAGGCAAAGACATCGCCCGCGCCACTTTGGAAATGCTGAAAAAATACGGCTACACCGGCAGGCAAGATGCCGTTTTCCTGCAAACCTTCGACTTTAACGAACTCAAACGCATCAAGCAGGAGCTGATGCCGCAGATGGGCATGGATGTGAAACTGGTGCAGCTGGTGGCCTATACCGACTGGAAAGAAACGCAGGAGCGGCGCAACGGCAAATGGGTCAATTACAGCTACGACTGGATGTTCAAGCCCGGTGCAATGAAAGAAATCGCCCGCTATGCCGACGGGGTGGGGCCGGCCTGGTATATGCTGCTGGACGGGAAAAAATCGCAACGCGGGCGCATCGCCGTTACCCCGATGGTGGCCGACATTCAGAACGCGCGCCTGAAACTGCACCCCTACACCGTGCGCCGCGACGCGCTGCCGCCCTATGTTGCCGACATCGACGAAATGTATGCCGCCCTGTTCAATCAGGCACACGCCGACGGCATCTTTACCGACTTCCCCGACACTTTGGCCGCCTATCTGAAAAAATAG